Within Lentimicrobiaceae bacterium, the genomic segment GATTGCGGAAAATAAATAATAATCCGATAATTATCAACAGCAAGCCCCAGAATATTTTTTTGTAATTCATGGCTATAAGTGTTTAGTTTTTATTTGCATGACGATAAATTATCACACCGCCTATCACGATGAGTAAAACAGGCCACAGGTCGCCGAAATCGAGCCAATGGATGAAGGTAGGAATCAGGAACAAAATTCCGAGGGTTATCATAATAATACCTCCCATCAAACTGCCCTGGTCTTTTTTCTTTGCAGGTGTTTGTGGAGGCGGGGTGTTAAACCCATTGTTTTCAGGAGTTGCTTTTTCATTTTCCATGGTAGTATAATTTGAATTAAAGGTTTCATTTGGCTTTTCGCGTACAAAAATCCACAACAGTACATACAGCAGGAAACCTCCGCCCCCTGCAAAAAATGCCACTGCGAACAAGATACGAACAATTACCGGGTCAATATCGAAATATTCGGCTATACCCCCGGCTACTCCACCTATAACACGATCTTTAATGCTACGGTATAATCTTTTTGTATTTTCCATTGTAAAGTAATTTTGGTTTGTATGGATTGGACGAGCATTTTTGCCTAAGGTTACAAAAAATGTTTTGTTAACTTATTTTTTTACCATAGCCGCCTTTTTTGATACAAAGATACTTATTTCGTACAGAATAAACATAGGAATACTTACTAAAATCTGGCTTACTACGTCGGGAGGAGTAATGATAGCCGCGATAACAAGAATCACGATAATCATGTATTTCCTATTTCGTTTCAGAAAAGAGGATGTCAGAAGCCCGACTCTCGAAAGGAAATACACAAAAACAGGCAGTTCAAACACTACCCCCATCGAAAAAGCTAGCGAAACCACCGTGTTGATGTACGAACTCAGGGTAATTTGATTCTCGACACTGATACTTACCTGGTAAGAAGCAAAAAAGTTTACCGTGAAGGGCACGATAAGGTAGTACCCACTTACCACCCCTAACAAAAAAAGCAGTGAGATAACCCCTACGGCGCCACGTGCGTATTTTTTTTCGTTGGGTTGCAATGCCGGTTTGATGAATCGCCATATTTCCCATATTACGTAAGGTGCAGCAGCAATTAAACCGACAAAGAACGAAATATACATGTGGGTTAAAAACTGCCCCGACAAATTAATATTAATAATTTTTAAATGGATGTTTCCGATACATAACGAGGGCATCGAAAGCAGGTCACCCAGCCGGCACAATAAACGGTAAGTGATGAATTCAGGTTCTTTAGGAGCTAAAATAATCTGGTCAAAAATGAATTCCCGGTTTAAGAAAGCCAGCGTCATCAGCGCAATTATGGCAATCAGGGAACGAACAAAATGCCATCTAAGTTCTTCAAGATGTTCCCAGAAAGTCATTTCGCCCGTTTTAACGTCTCTTTTGTTTTGTTTGCCGGTAAAATTTTCCTGACTCAAATTACGTATTTTTGAAGCAAACTTACACAAATTTGTTAATTTTGAATATTTTTAATCACTAAAATTAAGGAAAGCAAATATGAAGACACTGGTTACGGAAATGCAAAAAATCATTGAATCGGGCGAAGCCGCTGTTCTTTGTATTGTTACACACACCGAAGGTTCTACACCCCGCAAAGCGGGGGCAAAAATGCTTGTGCGAACCGATGGAAGCATCATGGGTACCATTGGCGGTGGAAATATCGAACTTCAGGTGATAAAAAAAGCTGTTTCCCTTTGTAACTCCCTTATACCTGTAACTGAACGATTTGAACTTTTTGACGATCTTTCTATGCACTGTGGGGGAAAAATGGATGTGTACATGGAAGCAATAAGTAACCTGCAAAAAGTATATATTTTCGGTGCCGGACATGTGGGAAGGGCAGTGGCACGGCTCGCAACACAATTCGGATTTCTGGTAACATTAATTGATGAACGCCCGGGTATTTTTTCCACAGTCAACTTCCCGGAAATACAATGCCTTGAGAAAAATTATTTTAAAGCAATAGAAGACCTTGCATTTAATGAATCAGTTTATACGGTGGTCGTTACGCC encodes:
- a CDS encoding PspC domain-containing protein, translating into MENTKRLYRSIKDRVIGGVAGGIAEYFDIDPVIVRILFAVAFFAGGGGFLLYVLLWIFVREKPNETFNSNYTTMENEKATPENNGFNTPPPQTPAKKKDQGSLMGGIIMITLGILFLIPTFIHWLDFGDLWPVLLIVIGGVIIYRHANKN
- the tatC gene encoding twin-arginine translocase subunit TatC translates to MSQENFTGKQNKRDVKTGEMTFWEHLEELRWHFVRSLIAIIALMTLAFLNREFIFDQIILAPKEPEFITYRLLCRLGDLLSMPSLCIGNIHLKIININLSGQFLTHMYISFFVGLIAAAPYVIWEIWRFIKPALQPNEKKYARGAVGVISLLFLLGVVSGYYLIVPFTVNFFASYQVSISVENQITLSSYINTVVSLAFSMGVVFELPVFVYFLSRVGLLTSSFLKRNRKYMIIVILVIAAIITPPDVVSQILVSIPMFILYEISIFVSKKAAMVKK
- a CDS encoding XdhC family protein, which translates into the protein MKTLVTEMQKIIESGEAAVLCIVTHTEGSTPRKAGAKMLVRTDGSIMGTIGGGNIELQVIKKAVSLCNSLIPVTERFELFDDLSMHCGGKMDVYMEAISNLQKVYIFGAGHVGRAVARLATQFGFLVTLIDERPGIFSTVNFPEIQCLEKNYFKAIEDLAFNESVYTVVVTPKHSFDEEITARLCTLNVAYIGMIGSKSKVALARKRFTEEFHLSPNQINRIDMPIGIPFAVETPEEIALSIVSRLVDVKNQKLRNVKN